Below is a genomic region from Paludicola sp. MB14-C6.
AAGGGTTGGGCCTAGAGCTGTAATTGAAGATAAAGTTAACGGCTATCTCGTTGAAGATAATAACCAGAAAAGTTATATTGAACTACTTGATAAGATGATGAGCGACACAGAACTTAGAAAAACTATGGGTAAAAATGCATACAAGACAGCAAATAGATTTTCGAAAGAGTATGTAAGCGAAATGTGGTTTCAAAATTTATAAAAATTATTAAGGGGCGAAAAGATGATTAAAACAGTAAGTGAATGGATTAAAAAAAATTGGTTAGTTCTTTTGATCGTGGCACAACCATTGTTAGATATATTAGCATATTGGCAACAAAATTCTATAGGCACACTTGCAGGAGTAGTGCGTTTATGCATCGTAATTGCTTTACCAATTTACATTCTTGTGATAACCAAGAAAAAGAAGTCTTTTATTTTAATTATGGGAATTATGGCATTTTTCAGCTTGTTACATATAGTTAATGGCTTTAGAGTAGGCTATATTAATATGTTCCAAGATATTGCATACCTGCTTCGAGTTATTCAAATGCCAGTATTAGCAGTTTGCTTTATCTATTATTTTAATGATGAAAGAAAGAAAGACTTAACAAATAAAGCTTTTGTGATTAACGGAGTTATCATTTTTGTTTCAATGATAATTGCGCATCTTACAAATACAGCAGAATATTCATATGGTAGTTATAAATTTGGCTTGATGGGATGGTTTTCAAATGCAAATTCCCAAAGTATTATTATTATTTCTTTAATTCCTATCGTATTATATTTTGCACTATCAGCACATAAAAAAATATGGTTTATTCTTGCCGCAATTACATCTTGGTTTATGTTAATTTCAAATGGAACAAAAGCATGTTATTTATCGATTTTTGTTATTTTTATCGGCTTTTCTGTGTTTATGGTATTTGAACGTATTTTAAAGCATAAAGAAGGTAAGAAGCTAAATATCATCGCGATTGCAATGATGCTTTGCTTAGTAGGAATCAGTGTTCTAGGTTATGAATATACGCCAAGATATGATATGGACAATTTAAGTGGCACAAAACGTTCTGAAGAACAAACAGAAATGGATAAAGCATTAGATGAAATCAGCACCGACAAAAAAGATGGAGAAGGAACTCAGCGTAGACTAACAATTGAAGAAATGTTAGCTGATCCAGTAAAGAAAAAATGGATTGTAGATTATTATGGACCTAAACTAGATAAAGGTCTTGTGGAGCGTTTTGGTGTTGAAACAGTTCTTGAAGCATATGGATGGACTCCTCCGGCTTATCGATTGGCTGATATGAGATTAAAGAAGATAACCTATGCTAATTTATTGTGGGAAAGCAGCGATTTTATCACGAAATTAGTAGGATTTGAGTATAGTGATATTCATGGATATGACCTAGAAAACGATTGGCCTGCAATCTACTTTTACTATGGATATTTAGGATTAGGATTGTATGTGTTATTTATTTTAGCAATCTTATTCTTTATTATAAGACGTGTGATTAAAGATTTTAAAGGCAGTATGAATCTATACAATTTTGCATTGCTTATTACATTCGGATTACAAATTGGGTTAGCCCAATTCTCTGGTGCGATATTGCGCCGTCCAAATGTGTCAATTTATATGGCAATTATAATTGGATTAATTTATTATCAAACTAATATTGCACCAATTAAAAAAGGTAATGATATAACGGGCATAGAGGAAAATTAAGATGAAAGTAAGCGTAATTGTTCCAGTATACAATGCTGAAAAATATTTAGAGAAATGTCTGAATTCGTTAGTAAATCAAACATTGAATGAAATTGAGATCATTATTGTGAACGATGGTTCTACCGATGATTCTCAAAAAATTATTGATCAATTTGTTCAACAGTATCCAACTAAAATCAAGTCATTCATTCAAAAAAATGCAGGTCAAGCTGTAGCAAGAAATTTTGGTTTAAAGCATATTACTGGTGAGTGTATTGGCTTTGTGGATAGCGATGACTGGGTTGATGAGGATATGTACGAGCAGTTATTTCATCATATGATTGATAATGATGCTGATATTGCAGTATGTGATATGGTAGACAATTATCCGAATAAAACAATCTATCACAATTCCTCCGATATAACGAATAAATTCAGTGTAACACCATCTGCTTGTAATAAGCTGTTTAAAGCAACATTAGTAGGTGATTGTGATTTTCCGGCAGGCTTGTGGTATGAAGATTTTTGTTTTACAACAAAACTATTGCTTAAAACAGATAAGCTTGTAGGCGTGAATAAAGGCTACTATCATTGTCATTGTTTAGAGGAATCTACAATGCATAATCATAACTCTGTAAAGAATTTGGATATGCTGAGCGTAATGACAATTTTAAAAGAATATATTGATACCTTAGATCAATCTGAGCAGTATACTGATATTTTCGAGTTTATGTTATTACATCACGTAGTTATTACCTCAATCAATCGTGTAGCAATTCAGAAAAATGAGCAAAAGCATATGGTTATTAGCAAAATGCGTGAATATGTAAAAGCATACATTCCGAAGTTAAAATCATGTAAAAGCTATAATCAGCTTCCGAATAACAGAAAAATTATTGCATGGTTGAATTATAATGGATTATATCATATTTCAAAGTTATTACTCGGGATAAAAGCAAAAAATGGGTATACCAAGAATTTTGTGTAAATATAAAAACAATCAGAACAAGAAATAGGAACAAAATAGTAATTGACATAGTGTATAGGTTAGTTGAAACAAGTTTATTTAATGACAAAAGGGGCATGCCCCTTTTGTCATTAAATTTTGGCGGATGAACATAGAATCATCCAGCGATTCTGTCCGAAAACATGATGTTTAATTGGTTTAAAACAACGTCCCAATTTCGACAACGTTGTGTCCATCGTTCGACAATTTTTTTTGAAGCTAAATACAGTATCCTTTTTAAACTATCATCATTTTGAAATGATGGTTTATTCTTGGTTATTTGTCTGAACTGCCTGTTTAATCCCTCAATAATATTAGTTGTGTATATTATTTTCCTTACATCAGTTGGATATGCAAAAAAGGTTGATAGTATATCCCAGTTATCCTCCCAACTCTTTATGCAAGAAGGATAACTTTTACCCCATTTTTCTTTGAATGATATTAGATTATTCAATGCTTCTTCCTCTGTAACAGCTTGATATACTAGTTTTAGATCTGCCATTAACTTCTTGATATCTTTGTATCCTACATATCGTGTTGAATATCGAATTTGATGTATAATACAACGTTGAATGTGCGCTTTGGGATATGCTGCATTGATTGCTTCTTTAAAACCTTTTAAACCGTCAACACAAAATAGGTATACATCTTGCAAACCCCTTGATTTCAAGTCATTCATAACGCTCAACCAGAATTTTGAGCTCTCGTTTTCTCCAATCCAAATGCCCAATATATCTTTATTTCCTTCAA
It encodes:
- a CDS encoding glycosyltransferase family 2 protein, which gives rise to MKVSVIVPVYNAEKYLEKCLNSLVNQTLNEIEIIIVNDGSTDDSQKIIDQFVQQYPTKIKSFIQKNAGQAVARNFGLKHITGECIGFVDSDDWVDEDMYEQLFHHMIDNDADIAVCDMVDNYPNKTIYHNSSDITNKFSVTPSACNKLFKATLVGDCDFPAGLWYEDFCFTTKLLLKTDKLVGVNKGYYHCHCLEESTMHNHNSVKNLDMLSVMTILKEYIDTLDQSEQYTDIFEFMLLHHVVITSINRVAIQKNEQKHMVISKMREYVKAYIPKLKSCKSYNQLPNNRKIIAWLNYNGLYHISKLLLGIKAKNGYTKNFV
- a CDS encoding O-antigen ligase family protein, which translates into the protein MIKTVSEWIKKNWLVLLIVAQPLLDILAYWQQNSIGTLAGVVRLCIVIALPIYILVITKKKKSFILIMGIMAFFSLLHIVNGFRVGYINMFQDIAYLLRVIQMPVLAVCFIYYFNDERKKDLTNKAFVINGVIIFVSMIIAHLTNTAEYSYGSYKFGLMGWFSNANSQSIIIISLIPIVLYFALSAHKKIWFILAAITSWFMLISNGTKACYLSIFVIFIGFSVFMVFERILKHKEGKKLNIIAIAMMLCLVGISVLGYEYTPRYDMDNLSGTKRSEEQTEMDKALDEISTDKKDGEGTQRRLTIEEMLADPVKKKWIVDYYGPKLDKGLVERFGVETVLEAYGWTPPAYRLADMRLKKITYANLLWESSDFITKLVGFEYSDIHGYDLENDWPAIYFYYGYLGLGLYVLFILAILFFIIRRVIKDFKGSMNLYNFALLITFGLQIGLAQFSGAILRRPNVSIYMAIIIGLIYYQTNIAPIKKGNDITGIEEN
- a CDS encoding IS256 family transposase, whose protein sequence is MEKQPKELLKEYVNSQNFTSTTEVMQAMKEMFKDVLQQVMDSELDEELGYQKSQRIANDDGKSMSKNYRNGYSKKTVKTQLGEVDINVPRDRNGEFEPQIIGKYNRNADGMEEKIIALYSCGMSQRDIAEQVKNLYDVEISDGLVSKITEKIMPEVTAWQNRPLDSVYPFVFMDAIHYKVKENNQFVTKAAYVVLGITLEGNKDILGIWIGENESSKFWLSVMNDLKSRGLQDVYLFCVDGLKGFKEAINAAYPKAHIQRCIIHQIRYSTRYVGYKDIKKLMADLKLVYQAVTEEEALNNLISFKEKWGKSYPSCIKSWEDNWDILSTFFAYPTDVRKIIYTTNIIEGLNRQFRQITKNKPSFQNDDSLKRILYLASKKIVERWTQRCRNWDVVLNQLNIMFSDRIAG